One stretch of Juglans microcarpa x Juglans regia isolate MS1-56 chromosome 3D, Jm3101_v1.0, whole genome shotgun sequence DNA includes these proteins:
- the LOC121254163 gene encoding vesicle transport protein SFT2B, which translates to MWKLNESMLEGNEERGDGFLDDESDGFCSLSPMQRVYGFAACLVAGLVCMILSLIVFAKPIKFAALFTFGNVLAVGSTAFLIGPRQQIGMMFDSVRVYATSIYLGCVVIALICALWIHNKILTILAIICEFCALIWYSLSYIPFARRMVSGLMVRLWDTEL; encoded by the exons ATGTGGAAGCTCAACGAATCTATGTTAGAAGGAAATGAAGAACGAGGAGATGGATTCTTGGATGACGAATCAGACGgcttttgttctctctctcccatgcAG AGAGTTTATGGGTTTGCTGCCTGTTTGGTCGCTGGTTTGGTTTGTATGATCCTG TCATTGATTGTTTTTGCCAAACCCATCAAGTTTGCAGCACTGTTTACGTTTGGCAATGTGTTGGCAGTTGGAAG CACAGCCTTCCTCATTGGACCTAGGCAACAAATCGGAATGATGTTTGATTCTGTTCGTGTCTATGCAACTTCCATTTACCTTGGATGTGTTGTTATTGCTCTCATTTGTGCTCTTTGG ATCCATAACAAGATTTTAACAATACTTGCAATAATATGTGAGTTCTGCGCCCTTATATG GTACAGTTTGAGTTACATCCCTTTTGCTCGGAGAATGGTTTCTGGACTGATGGTGCGTTTGTGGGACACAGAACTTTAG